In a single window of the Pocillopora verrucosa isolate sample1 chromosome 4, ASM3666991v2, whole genome shotgun sequence genome:
- the LOC131784332 gene encoding parafibromin-like produces MADPLSLLRQYNINKKEIIERSGEIIFDEFSFPRTAKTNYVIFKSQPKEYYTLESLLFLLKNVHLSHPIYVQRAAGTKIPVVRLPDRKGLLSYLNGETDTASSIDKSVPLEMPNQRSAIAQAQAKRPGDDSVGGEIKKPRVETEQLRLDKKRLEARLEGHKEGTVTTEQIRSLSDAMSVEKIAAIKAKRLAKKRTTIKVDDDLESGVLEHRVFVDAEVDVTKDIVSRERPLRTRTSVLQSSGKQFLKNVLAILQSVKAQEEGKVKQLQNQDPFTNTETRKKPVTPVPYNRYDQERFRGKEETEGFKIDTMGTYHGLSLESVKEGVQKPKKVFPSPSPHTQPSKTPRPIPQKPNHPPKRESRTPIIIIPAGTTSLITLYNAQDLLQDFKFTSSDEKKAQGARRENEVLIQRRKDIQQAQAGTGGASTTVTVPYRVIDNPARLQPNDWNRVVAVFVQGPAWQFKGWPYSSPVDIFIKTKGFYLKYDEMKTDPNVQKWDVHILTISRNKRHLDKASIIRFWEILDKFMTKNKPHLRF; encoded by the exons ATGGCAGACCCTTTGTCGCTTCTTCGACAGTATAACATAAACAAGAAAGAGATCATAGAAAGGTCGGGTGAGATCATATTTGACGAATTCTCATTTCCAAGGACAGCAAAGACGAACTATGTTATTTTCAA ATCCCAGCCGAAGGAATACTACACTTTGGAGTCgcttttgtttctgttgaaGAATGTGCATTTATCTCATCCAATTTACGTCCAGCGTGCAGCG GGTACAAAGATACCAGTGGTGAGATTGCCTGACAGaaag gGATTACTCAGCTATCTCAATGGAGAGACAG ATACTGCAAGCAGCATTGACAAGAGTGTCCCTTTGGAAATGCCTAACCAGCGCTCTGCCATTGCTCAGGCACAAG CAAAAAGGCCAGGAGATGACTCTGTAGGGGGAGAGATCAAGAAACCTCGGGTTGAG acAGAGCAGTTACGTCTGGATAAG AAAAGGTTGGAAGCTCGACTTGAAGGGCACAAGGAGGGAACTGTTACCACTGAACAAATCAG ATCTTTGAGTGATGCTATGTCAGTTGAGAAGATTGCAGCCATCAAGGCTAAGCGTTTGGCAAAGAAAAGGACTACCATCAAAGTGGATGATGACTTGGAATCTGGTGTTTTG GAACACAGGGTTTTTGTTGATGCTGAAGTTGATGTAACAAAAGACATAGTTAGTCGTGAGCGACCTCTTCGCACCCGCACATCTGTTTTGCAGAGTTCTGGCAAG CAATTTCTGAAGAATGTGTTGGCCATACTCCAATCTGTAAAAGCCCAAGAGGAAGGGAAAGTCAAACAGCTTCAAAATCAAGATCCCTTTACAAACACT GAAACAAGAAAGAAGCCTGTAACTCCAGTACCATACAACAGATATGATCAGGAACGATTTAGGGGAAAAGAAG AAACTGAGGGCTTCAAAATTGATACAATGGGAACATATCATGGCCTTAGTTTAGAATCTGTGAAG GAAGGAGTTCAGAAACCCAAGAAAGTCTTTCCCAGTCCCTCTCCTCATACACAGCCCAGCAAGACCCCCAGGCCTA TCCCTCAAAAGCCAAATCATCCTCCAAAACGAG AATCACGCACTCCTATCATTATTATTCCTGCTGGTACTACGTCACTCATTACACTCTACAATGCTCAGGATTTGCTGCAGGACTTCAA GTTCACCAGTTCTGATGAGAAAAAAGCTCAGGGCGCAAGGCGTGAAAACGAAGTACTCATTCAACGAAGGAAAGACATTCAGCAGGCCCAGGCTGGTACAGGAGGAGCATCAACCACAGTGACTGTACCTTACAGAGTGATAGACAACCCAGCTCGTCTTCAACCCAACGACTG GAATCGTGTTGTAGCGGTGTTTGTCCAAGGTCCAGCCTGGCAGTTCAAAGGTTGGCCATACAGCTCCCCTGTTGATATCTTCATCAAAA CTAAAGGTTTCTACCTCAAGTACGACGAGATGAAAACAGATCCCAACGTGCAGAAGTGGGACGTACATATCCTCACT ATCAGCCGAAATAAAAGACATCTAGACAAAGCTTCCATCATTAGATTCTGGGAAATTCTTGATAA GTTTATGACAAAGAACAAACCACATTTACGCTTCTaa
- the LOC131784675 gene encoding octopamine receptor beta-2R-like, translated as MNNTAEQDQGVTESPIPLPSSFVYPVATCHILIVAVAVIGNIMVCSAILINKNLRKMPTNVFIFSLASSDLLTATLAMPFDIEGLFLGWVWNHGEAICRAWITFYLITVPTSILTLLAVSLDRYKSLSDPLNRYRRLGFMTHKRAIVISLMIWLYSILFALLPIMGWRTARKFVQFNVCWFPFPPVYSVLSSTVNFILPLTIACGIHLKIYRLVCRQLKNFNTSQRAENNDSEPSEGERKIFFRNVRAFKTTTMFVCAIFLCWVPYSSVSIVAVLCESCAAAIPSEARVVLVMIGYLNSALNPFLFAFRSKRFKAVYPNVFGSPRRVARVM; from the coding sequence ATGAACAACACTGCAGAGCAAGACCAAGGCGTCACAGAATCGCCTATTCCCCTGCCTTCCAGCTTCGTGTATCCAGTGGCGACGTGTCATATCTTAATTGTGGCTGTAGCTGTCATTGGCAACATCATGGTTTGCTCGGCTATACTTATCAACAAAAACCTGCGCAAAATGCCCACAAATGTCTTTATTTTCTCCTTGGCGTCATCGGACCTTCTCACAGCGACCCTGGCAATGCCATTTGACATAGAGGGGCTTTTTCTGGGATGGGTTTGGAACCATGGAGAGGCGATATGCAGGGCCTGGATCACGTTCTACCTCATTACCGTTCCGACCTCGATTTTGACTCTCTTGGCCGTGAGTTTGGATCGCTACAAAAGCCTCAGCGATCCTCTCAATCGTTATCGCCGCTTAGGGTTCATGACTCATAAGAGAGCCATCGTTATTAGTCTGATGATCTGGCTTTACAGTATCCTGTTTGCCTTACTCCCTATCATGGGCTGGCGAACAGCACGGAAGTTCGTTCAATTCAATGTGTGCTGGTTTCCTTTCCCGCCGGTGTATAGTGTCCTCAGTTCTACCGTGAATTTTATTCTACCGCTGACAATCGCCTGTGGCATTCACCTCAAGATTTACCGCCTGGTATGTAGGCAGCTGAAGAATTTCAACACAAGTCAACGCGCTGAGAACAACGACAGCGAGCCCTCTGAAGGAGAacggaaaattttttttagaaacgtCCGAGCCTTTAAGACGACTACAATGTTTGTGTGCGCTATCTTCCTTTGCTGGGTTCCCTACTCATCTGTCAGCATTGTTGCTGTTTTGTGCGAGTCATGCGCAGCAGCAATCCCGAGTGAAGCCAGGGTTGTTCTTGTAATGATTGGTTATCTGAACTCGGCCTTAAATCCATTTCTGTTCGCTTTCCGGAGCAAGCGATTTAAGGCTGTTTATCCAAATGTCTTCGGGTCTCCTAGACGAGTTGCTCGAGTAATGTAA
- the LOC131784711 gene encoding uncharacterized protein: protein MFTMISSSAVCSVFFTFVSLIALSKSLRSKDVWIKDNVFTENEIRDMKSLLSQDETVWKFQPREDNNLAIAGRTKNLCSKACYSCYSWSANLTSVTFKSSSSWRKVSDTLSSHIGIKGKCRILSLEGKINIRAGHTCTERASVSDKTVNSYIAVIFLVQNSRRNAYGELIVYNEGEIIKAVYPKRGRLVIFPASLEHVIKSPAIDMSERLYCMKIHFLLSDDQRHSAVIQETLPGNTVRNDFNPLMVFPNFKLLTKTDTTPDGTLDIQQFVTKNFTTNSGLSIVVLDGILSLKELDALRKTVETNGYSDNAAGMDSTDQVQWIMAFEIDDFVQTSLWNVVSQIVTFVSGKEGYFPYDIGCNNIQATDTTTIHIDSELNESEFTLLIYLNEDWTANHHGETVFFDDMEGNEVIFAVRPRYGRVAIFHGSIPHSARPPPLLMEGARFSFAVKLAASEETARKKADLLDIDVLYEALEVLQGEEADKLEAIIHDIEDGKMDRQTKETIIRKYETH from the exons ATGTTCACAATGATTAGCTCATCAGCTGTGTGTTCGGTATtctttacttttgtttccttgatcGCCCTGTCAAAGTCTCTCAGATCGAAGGACGTTTGGATTAAGGACAATGTATTTACCGAAAATGAAATTCGGGACATGAAATCTTTGCTAAGCCAAGATGAAACGGTGTGGAAATTTCAGCCTAGAGAAGATAACAACTTAGCGATTGCTGGACGAACGAAGAATTTGTGCTCCAAAGCTTGCTACAGTTGCTACAGTTGGTCCGCTAATCTGACATCTGTTACTTTTAAGAGCTCCTCTTCTTGGAGAAAAGTTTCAGACACGTTATCTTCGCATATTGGAATAAAGGGAAAATGTAGAATTTTGTCGTTAGAAGGAAAAATCAACATCAGAGCTGGGCATACTTGTACGGAACGAGCAAGTGTAAGTGACAAAACTGTGAATAGCTATATCGCTGTAATTTTTCTTGTGCAGAATTCGAGGCGCAACGCTTACGGTGAGCTTATCGTGTACAACGAGGGTGAAATAATCAAAGCTGTATATCCGAAAAGAGGCAGGCTGGTGATCTTTCCTGCCTCTCTGGAGCATGTAATCAAATCTCCAGCGATAGACATGTCGGAGAGATTATATTGTATGAAAATTCACTTTTTACTTTCAGATGACCAGAGACATTCGGCGGTTATACAGGAAACATTACCTGGAAACACTGTAAGGAATGATTTTAATCCTCTAATGGTTTTCCCTAACTTTAAACTTTTGACCAAAACTGACACAACCCCAGATGGAACCTTAGATATTCAACAATTTGTCACTAAGAATTTCACCACAAACAGTGGCCTTTCCATTGTTGTTTTGGATGGTATTCTTTCTCTCAAAGAGCTTGATGCCTTGAGGAAAACGGTTGAAACTAACGGTTACAGCGATAATGCAGCTGGCATGGACAGCACAGATCAGGTACAGTGGATCATGGCATTTGAAATTGATGACTTTGTTCAGACCTCACTATGGAATGTGGTCAGTCAGATTGTGACCTTTGTCTCTGGGAAGGAAGGTTATTTTCCTTATGACATTGGATGTAATAATATTCAAGCGACAGACACAACTACAATTCATATAGATAGTGAACTTAATGAAAGTGAATTCACACTCCTGATTTATCTCAATGAAGACTGGACTGCAAATCATCATGGCGAAACTGTCTTCTTTGATGATATGGAGGGGAACGAGGTAATATTTGCAGTAAGGCCAAGATATGGACGTGTTGCTATTTTCCATGGATCAATTCCACATAGTGCGCGACCACCCCCACTTCTTATGGAAG GTGCAAGGTTCAGTTTTGCAGTCAAATTAGCAGCATCTGAAGAGACTGCAAGAAAAAAGGCTGATTTGTTGGATATAGATGTGCTCTATGAAGCTTTAGAAGTTTTGCAAGGAGAAGAAGCAGACAAATTGGAAGCAATAATCCATGATATTGAGGATGGGAAAATGGATagacaaacaaaagaaactatAATTAGAAAATATGAAACACATTAA
- the LOC131784262 gene encoding 5-hydroxytryptamine receptor 1-like, with protein MDNSTQGTTDYKIATLVLYATIPPIPWNTSDYVNDYAAPMPPQDPISSQFVKVLRGIFFVLCLIENSLALYILCKNVRIGRNKTFFLYMLISIACADILKAAFIYLMTYAAFSPQAEDVWSFGNALCKMYLTFSEIASRVIALILVALAWDATRNSSSTGRKEHTKKFSAIMMFFLWVMATSFSSIYFVSSGVFHNARGVSPEGIIIMIIQLDFAFDVTVNLILMILCVVVFFRVRRRKKEMNALARSTKIAYKSNKKPQRRDDDGIELDHSGEWCDEKPDEGEVTLICEGQKQSPSKHPPETGRIVDVGDGQSNTSQSAWEQEFKETRTEAKIVVAVSLPFIALSLLPYLMNYLSYSQNVYISFCAQMADAMYGIIKPAIYACIDREFRKRYTQLSPLACCCLRKICRGSSQQGVAAENSRATQEGSV; from the coding sequence ATGGACAATTCGACACAGGGGACAACAGATTACAAAATTGCTACGCTTGTACTTTACGCTACGATTCCGCCCATACCATGGAACACTTCAGACTATGTTAATGACTATGCTGCTCCTATGCCGCCTCAAGATCCGATCAGCTCCCAATTCGTCAAAGTTCTGAGAGGGATTTTCTTCGTATTGTGTTTGATAGAGAACAGCCTTGCCCTCTATATTCTGTGCAAGAACGTTCGAATTGGTcgcaacaaaacattttttctctatATGTTGATCAGCATAGCTTGCGCTGATATTTTAAAAGCTGCATTTATTTACCTAATGACCTATGCCGCATTTTCTCCCCAAGCTGAAGACGTTTGGTCTTTTGGCAATGCTCTGTGTAAGATGTACCTTACCTTCTCTGAAATTGCTTCCAGGGTTATTGCGCTTATCTTAGTCGCTCTAGCCTGGGACGCCACACGAAATTCCTCCTCCACAGGTCGAAAGGAACATACTAAAAAATTCAGTGCAATTATGATGTTTTTCCTGTGGGTGATGGCAACAAGTTTCTCTTCCATCTACTTTGTGTCCAGCGGGGTTTTTCACAATGCACGTGGAGTAAGTCCGGAgggaataataataatgatcatcCAACTTGATTTCGCTTTTGACGTCACTGTAAACTTGATTCTAATGATTCTATGTGTCGTCGTGTTCTTCCGAGTTAGACGAAGGAAGAAGGAAATGAATGCACTAGCACGATCCACAAAAATTGCttacaaatcaaataaaaaaccaCAGAGGAGGGATGATGACGGCATCGAACTGGATCATTCGGGAGAGTGGTGCGACGAGAAGCCTGATGAAGGAGAAGTGACACTGATCTGCGAAGGCCAAAAACAGAGTCCTTCAAAACACCCCCCGGAAACCGGCAGAATTGTTGATGTTGGAGATGGACAGAGTAACACCAGTCAATCTGCCTGGGAACAGGAATTCAAAGAAACGCGAACCGAGGCAAAAATCGTGGTTGCAGTGTCACTTCCTTTCATCGCTCTTTCCCTTCTGCCTTATTTGATGAATTACTTGTCATATTCCCAAAACGTGTACATTTCGTTTTGCGCACAGATGGCTGATGCGATGTACGGGATCATTAAGCCGGCTATTTACGCCTGCATCGACAGGGAATTCAGGAAAAGGTACACACAACTGTCTCCATTGGCTTGCTGTTGTTTAAGGAAGATCTGTCGCGGTTCATCACAGCAAGGTGTGGCAGCTGAAAACAGCCGCGCTACGCAAGAAGGGAGTGTGTAA